In the Mesoplodon densirostris isolate mMesDen1 chromosome 11, mMesDen1 primary haplotype, whole genome shotgun sequence genome, gccCTCTACTCCCCAAAGCCAGTCTGCCCATCAACCTGAGTGGCCGAGGAGGACCCAAAGCTATTATGTCaggctcctcctccttctttccctccgtTAACGACAGCGCTGCCCACACAGCTGGCATGCCTCACACCTCACGGTCATCGCtcgctcctctcccctcctgctgCAGCCAGCGTCCGCCTGGTGAAGTCCACTGCTACACACAGTGTGCTCACGGGCCACCCGACTGCCACCGTCCCTCCAGCTCACCTGGTCGGAGCCACAGACTCTGGTATCCCCTACCAATGTATTCTCCATGCTGCCACTGCCACGATCCCTCATCCACGCCATTCCCCTGCTGACAAAGCTCTGATGGTCCCCCTCTGTCAGATATCACGACCTCCTCAACAGGGGATTCGATGTCTTTCCAGACCTGGTCCAGCCTCAACTCTGGTCACCTGCCTTACAGGTGCACCATTCGAGCCACTCTGGACTCGGGTTTCCAGACTATAAAATATGGTAGTCTGTGTTTTCACCTCCACACTTGCTTATTGCCCGTCTGCCCGGCAAGCTTCTATTTCTCACTTGGGGCAGACCTCAAATGTCCTCTTTTCTATAGCCACCTGTGGTTCCtccaccgccccccccacccccaaggcacAGTTTTGGCATCATCCCTGTCTCCAAGCTCTTTACCCGACCTCTAGTACAGAGCTGTTCACCCTGGAATTACCTCCCGTCGATCTCCACATGAGACCCATCCCTTGATGGGCCACATCATTCATCTCTACCTCAGAGCCTACCAGAATGCCAGGGCCAGAGAAGGCCCTCTGGGAAGTTGCTGAATTAAATACAATCATTTGGTTACAGTGGGACTATCACACTGGCATGGGAAGTAAATAGAACTAACATACCACTGGCCAAGAACCATTCCAGGTACTTTGtgtgcattatcttttttttggctgcgccgtgcGGCCCTCAGGATCTTAGTACCCGGACGAGGGATTGAAcgtgggccctcagcagtgaaaacgcagagtcctaaccactggaccgcctgggAATTCCCGagttgtctcatttaattcttgcaaTAAGCTGAAGAGGTAGGGACTGTTATTTCACAAATGAGGGAATGGAGGCCTAGACAGATTTAGTGATTTACCCTAAGTCCCACAGTTGTTAGTAGCAGTGTCAGGAAGGCACCGTCCTCTGAGGTCTGTACACTGTGCTTGCCTTAGAGACTGTTGCAACAGAGTCTAGTTATGTTTGGGGAAACATGATCTTGCCCTCAATAGAAGTGAATCTACCAAAGAATGAGGCAGCCTGGAACTGAGCTCTAATAGTTTTAACCAATGTCTTTCTAGcattttcatatgtaaaatgttttatgaaaaaaaatggtcTCCTGGTGGGGCCTGAAACTCGGGgcctttttttccttaacaagGGAACATACTTCTGTTAATATGTTTGTATTTCCTCCATTGATTTATGACTAAAGGACTCTGGTCACTAAAGGAAAGGTTCTCCCTCTCCTTGTCCcctgcaacagaaaaatgaaacctACAGGAACAAGGGCCTACCTACCTGAGGCTTCTTACCGCATCTgtgaggtggaggtgggagagaggcagGCGTGTCTATGGAAGGCACTTTTGTCCTCTTTCCCTTGGAATTAGgatgggaggggaaaggagaggatcCTAAATAATCCCTCCCAGTTTGCTGTGGAGGAATACCAGGCCCTTTTCCAGCTGCCTCTCCCGGGCCTCAGGATCCTCTAGCTTCTGATTTTTCCGGAACTCACGGCGGATGGAGGCAAGGTAGAAGTCTCGATCAGTGTAGCGAAGCTCTCGGCCTTGGCGCAGCAGAGCCCGGTAGAGACTCAGCACCGCCTCTCGGCTCCATGGGGCCATGGGGGACTGACAGGGGCTGGGCGTCAGGCTATAcgcagaagggaagaaagagaagccTAGAATCAGAATTAATGATGGAAGGGCCTGTGGAGACTATCTAATTCAGTAGTTCTTAATCTAGGTCTTAGAGACCGCCCCCCCAAGGTCAAATATGACTTAGTGGCGGGGCTGGGACTCTATCCCAGCCTACGGACTCCTGCTCGTGGGAAACTACCGGTTATGCTGAAAGGCCAGGGCTTGGAAGCTGGACTGTGTGTgcttgaatcttggctctgccacttatttgcCATATAGCTTTGGACAAagtacataacctctctgagcatcagcTTCCTGGCTTTTAAAATACAGACAATGCTATCTACATTTACATATTGCTATGTATCAATACTATATATGCTAACAGTACTTACCACATGGGGTTATTTTGAGACTTGCCTGAGATATCACTTGTAAAGCACCTGTAACTGAAGTTCACCACAGGGGTGGTCTAGAGTCGTTGGAGACGAGGGGTCTCAGTCATACTTGAATCCTGGCACCACCGCTTAAGAGCTCattaccttgggcaagtttcttaacctctctgggcttaccttagttcctcatctgtaaaatgaggattaaaattgtattttccaTATGGTTtgtatgaggatcaaatgagttaatgtaCGTAAACGTGGTTAGAATAGCACTCGGCATATACTAAGCATTCTATCAGGGACAGGTATCAATATTATTAATGCTACCTACCCTCGTttgtaagtgctcagtaagtattagaATTAGATACACATAAACTGTCACCATCTTCCTTCCGTAACGATAAAGCCTTACAGATCACAGAGGGTTACCATCTGTAAAGTGCTTTGTCATCCATTAACACATTTAAACTGAGGAATTTATGAAGTAGTCAAGGTTCATAACGAGAAGCGTGAAGGCTTATGGAGTGTTTACTATGTAGCACGCATGGGCTAAGCGGATTCCACGTGACAACTCTTCTCATTCCATCAACAATCCCAGTGTCGTCAGTATCCCCATTTTAAGTGGAGGAAACTGACGCTCCCAGAGGGAAGTAACTTACCCACAGGCACCCAGCTATAAAGGGGGGGAGGGACTCCTGACCCCAACTCTGACTGCCTGTGTAATGAGAACTACTATTTTCTGGGATCTTACCGTGTGTACAGCACTTCCAGGTGCTTTACAAACTTTCCCAGCACAGCGCCTAGCACATACCAAGGGCTCAAAAAAGAAGCTGAACGAAAGAGGGAACCCTCACAACGTCCCTGTGTGGAAAAAAGCATCATCCCtctttatgaaataaaaaaactTAGACTGAGCGGAAGAGGTATTTGACTGGTAAAAAGGTCTGGACTTTGGGCCCAAAGTCGGCTAGCCATCAGCCTCCGGCTTTCATAACTTGCTGCGTGAGCTTGAGGAAGCCACTGTCCGCGTGCCTTTTTCCTCAGCTGTAGAAGAGCGCCCCTCGGCCCCAAGGGCCTCCCGGAGTGGGAGAGATGAATCCAGAAATCAACAAGAAAAGTGCTTTATGAAGTAGGAGGCGACTGTCACGCGAGGGCTGTTACTACAAGGTCGATCGGCGAGTGGACCGCTGGGCCCCGGCAGGTCCCCAGGTTCTCTCCCGACCCTGCGGGGCGTCGCACCGAACCGGCGTGGAGAGACCCCGAGGCTGGGGCAGGCCGGCTCAGGGGCCCCGGGAGGGCTCCGGAGGCTGAGGCGGGGCCCCGGAGCGGCCTCCAGGGGAAAGCTCAGGGCGAGCTGGGGCGAGACCCCGGACGACCAGGCCGGTAGCCCGGGCCCGGGCCGGATGGGGGGGCCCAGACAGTGGCTCTGAGAGAAGGCGTGGCGAGCCCCCGACCCCGGCCCTCACTCCACCCCTCACTCACCTGCGGACCGCGCGCGCTTCCACTCCTCGGGATTCGCCTCTCGCCCGGTATCTCTCCTGGGGTCACCCACCAACATGGCCCCTTCACTTCCGGGACACGACCTTGCGCACGGAGCTGAGGAGTGGGACCGAAGGGAGCCTGGAGGCAGGCGGGGGCCGGAGGACTTCCGGTCTTCCAGGCCTATGCCTCTCTCGGGGTGGGGCCAGGAGCCGCGTCAGGCTACTCCCCTTGCGCGGCTCCGCCCCACAGGCCGGAGTCCCGCCTCCATACGTGACGTCACCTAAGAACGGGCCGGCCGAGGCCATTCGGGCCCCGCCCACCCATTCGGGCCCCGCCCAGTCGGAGGGGCGAGGAGCGGTGGTCCGGGTTGGGCAGAGAGGGGCTAGGCAGGTAGCAGCCGTTGTGCGGCATAGTCCCCCAACCTGCTGCCAGCTCTGTAGCACTGTCTGCTGATCTCGGGCTGGAGCCATGGGTGTGCCTGGGGGAGGTTTAACACTAAGGGTATTCCGTATCGTGTCTTTTAAAGGTCTTCCATTTTCTCAGATTGCTTTCTTTTCATCCCTCCGTGCTGTTCCCGCACCTCTGGCAAGGACCTACCTTTCAAGGTCCTCCTCAAATGTCCCCCTCTAGAAGTCTTTTacagccccttcctctcccctcatcCAACACACTTAGGTGTCTCCTTTGGGCCCCACAGAAATGTCTGCACACCACCGTTAGGGCTTCGCTCCTTCAACAATGAAACGTGTTTATTGGCACCtgttatttgccaggcactgttttttaatttctgcatTAGTTTCTGTCTCTCATCAGATTTGAGGGCAGGAGCCATGTCATTATGGAATCCatagagggagaggggaagaggcaggctttggaatcaggccCAGGAGGCTCCAGATGCGGCTCCACCACTTAAGGACAGCTGCCTGCCCTCTGACAACTTTCCTAACCCCCTCAGCCCCTCTCAGCTTTTGTGAGGATTTAAAAGGCATCTATCAGGAAGGGGTGGGCACTTACAGAGAGCAGTTGCCCACCCATCCATTTATTCTTGCACAGATCCTTTTTGGGGTGTCTAATGTGCAAAGCACTGCCACAGGCATTGCAGGGAACAGAGAAATCAAGTCTTCATCTTCTAGTGGGGCTGATATGAGAGGAGGAGATAAGGACTGGAGGAGGAATACTGGGTGAGAGGATGGAGAGAAAGGAGTTgcttggtacgcgggcctctcactgctgtgacctctcccgttgtggagcacaggctctggatgcgcaggctcagcagccatgactcacgggcccagccgctccacggcatgtgggatcttcccagactggggcacgaacccgtggcccctgcatcggcagacggactctcaaccactgcgccaccgaaAACCCAGGAGTTGCTTTTTTACTTGGAGTGTTGCTGGAAGTCATGTCTGATAAGGGGACCTGAGTAGGACCTTCAGGAAGGGCATTGCAGGTGTTGGCCCATTCCAAGGCTGGGGGGCGGGGTGCGGGGAAGAGACAGGACAGGGGGTCCTTatcaggggcaggggaggggaaatcTTGCTGGGACAGGAGCCACCAGAGAGTCTGGAGCAAAGGAGTGACGGGACCTgacttccatttgtttgtttgtttatggtaaaaaaattcatatttagaaTTGGCCAGCTGGATGCAGTTTAGATGATCCCAATTTTGTTGGCACCACCCAAAAGCATCATAGTCAGGGCCAGTTGAACATATGCCTTCTTCTTTCCATCAGACCCCATCAGGGTGTTGGCCTTGGCCATGTGATGTCATAAAAGTGTCTTCCCAGCCTGTCTGATATGTGTTGATGGCCTTGACCTCCACAGTGAACACAAGTGTGTTGCTCTCTTCTTCATGGCAGACTCAGTGGTCTGGGGAATGTGGTGTTGGTGTAGTGGTCAAGCTTGTTTCTCCTGGGAGCTCACGTCCGAGGATATTTAGGCTGCCGTTGGAACCGCtgtgtcttttgtgtgtgtgtctgtggattCATTTCAGCACTGCCTTCTTGGCCTTCAAAGTCTTCGCTTTGGCTTCAGCTTTGGGAGGGCAGGGGCCCCCTTCTTCACTTTCGACGCCATCTTTGTGAAAAGGGTCCCTGACTTCCATTTTTCACAGGATCAGTCTGGCTTTGAGACTAACGGAAGGATGCAAGGGCTAACGCAGGGAGACTGGTCAAGAGGCTGCTGCAAAGCCCCAGGGGACAGAGGACAGGGGTTCAGACCAGGGGGTGGCAGTGTGGAGGGGAGTGGTCAAATCCAAGAAGTATTTGGCGGTGGAGCCACAGAAGTTGCTGATGTGGGGGTGAGATAGAAGGGTCAACTGTGGCTTCAGGGTCCTGCCTGAGCAATTGCCCTGCTGCCCCTCTGCTCCAGCCTATTCAGGAGCATCTTCCAGGCCTTACAAATTGCTAAAAGAAGGCAGTTTTCCAGGGCCCTAGGGTCCCCACTCAGGTAAAGGAAGACTTTCCATGGCATAGGGATCCCCATCAATACTGGGGAGACCGTGAACCCCTGGAACCTCTAGGAAAGGGAGGGGCCCAGATGGGGGCCTTGAGGAGGCTTCAGATTTAAGAGCAATAATGCGTGTGGCCTCTGGGATCTTAGGCATCATTCTCCCAGGGCTGGCTTGGTGTGGGAAAAACACTCCCACTGAGACGGTACCAGCCTCTACATCTGCTTTTATTAAGCATCTCTTGTGTGTCAGACACTGGATTGAGTAGTTTACAAATGTTGTGTTATGTCTAACCCCAACAACCCTGTTTGGTCAGCATGATTATCCTGATGATGGAAACCAAAGCAGAAAAAGGTTCAGGCATTTCTCTAAGACACTGAGCCAGGCAGCCAAAAAGCTCGCTGTGGAGCCCAGGTCTGTCTTACTCCAAAATGTGTGTTCTTTCCAAGGCTGCCCTACTTTGCTCTTTAAAGAAATAGTTTTGTGACGCAAATCAATCTAATTGGTGACATTCCCAGCTGGAAGACCAGGGGACCTTTTATATCTCTCCTGTTCTACAGAACCCTCCTGTTCTACAGAACATTATTtttaggagggaaggagggaggtccCTTGGCGGGGAGGGGTCTGCCCTTCAGATCAGCTCCCCcggactcttcttttttttttttttttttttttttcggtacgcgggcctctcactgttgtggcctctcccgttgcggagcagaggctccggagcgcaggctcagcggccatggctcatgggcccagccgcggcatgtgggatcttcccggaccggggcacgaacccgtgtcccctgcatcagcaggctgactctcaaccactgcgccaccagggaagcccctcccccactcttcTTAACTCTTCAGGGTCTTCTCTTTATTTCCAGACTCACAAggctcctccctgcccaccccatgcTCCCATGGCAACGGAGGTGGGGCAGTGGGGCAGGCATCTGGCACCCACATGCATCCATGGTGCCGAAATCTCAGGGCTCTACCTGGTTCCACAGGACGGGCAGGCTGAGCCTGCAGGAGATCAGTCCCCAGGCCACAGTGGTGTCCCTCGAAGGGGTTATCAGTGGACAGTAAGAGTGAACAGTTCCTGAGCTCTCCGCCTGTGCCAAGACACACGCACTAACCCCCACCTGCCACCAGAGTCCTGTGAGGATAAGACTGTCATTGTCCCATTTGCATCCAAGGAGATGGGATCTTGAAGAGCCATAAGCAGTGGGACTAGGGTCTGAGCTCCACACCATCCAAGGGCTAGATGAAGTCACTCAGGACAAGGGTGGAGGCAGGGGAAAAGGAGGAGCAGCCCTGGGGACACCGACCGGAAGCAAAGGATGCTGGAGAAGTCCAGTCAGAAGACAGGAGTGTCCTGCAGGCTTCGGGGAAGGAGGGCCTGGTCACAGAGGCCAGCGCCCCAGCAAGTCCCATATCATCCTTCCCCTGTTAGGAGCTGGTCTCTGACTGACTGGCTCAGCAAGAGGTGGGGGCAGAGGCCCAGGGGCTGAAGAGTAAATGGAAAGTAGAGAGAGACACAGTGATTTTGCTGAGAAGGGAAAGAGCAAGATGAGAGGACAGTTAGAGGGGAAGCAGATTGGGTTGGGTGGGCTTGGGCTTGGGGTTGGCTGGTGCTCGTTCTAGCCTCaagcaggggagggaaggagccaGTAGAGGGAGAGAAGCTGAAAATGCCAGTGTGAGTCAGCCCTCCCTGGAGTGATGTCAcagaggggcaggaggggagagtGAGAGCGGGCCAAGTACCCCTTTCCCTGCAGGAGGAGTGGCTCAGGGCAGGCCCAGGCTTCCCTAAGAAGGCAGAGAGTGAGAACCCTGAGGCCTGGGTCTTTCCAGTCTCATTCCCTTTACTTTGCCCAGGAGGCTGCCTTATAAAATTGAGACGCTCTGTAAATGCTCGATGCTCTGAAGTGAAGGGAAATTGCTATTGGATGACAAGAGAGAAGGCTCAGTCCAGCCCACCAACCCTCTGCAGCCCTCCCGGGGAAACCCAGGGTGGAGTGATGGTGCAGATGCTCTTATCACCCAGGATGACGGAGATGTTGGCTGTAGCCAGATCAGTGAGGCTCTGGAGTGTCAGCAGCCAGGGACCTGGAAATCATTCTCAGAGAGCCAACCCCCTCCTAACGGGCTTTGCTGTCTTCAGATGTCATTGATTCTGGGTTCACCAAACTAAAACCTGATATCCCTGGACAAGAGTGAGGTTCCCCCATTGTCCTGTGAAATCTTTGCTGCCCACGTTTTGCCAGGTGCTGTTGCAATGGGCAAAGGGAACGTAGGCTTGTTCACGGAATACCTCCCTTTGGCAGGCAGCAGGAGTGGGTGGCCAGGGCGGCAGATGTGTGGGCTCGGAGCCCAGATCCCATCTCCCCAGTTCTCACCTGTGCACCTCTGCACAGGGAATTTCAGGGCTTAGGAGAAGGACGGGAAGACTGAGTACCGTGCCCAGCCCAGAGCAATCGCTCAATGAATGTTAGTTGGTTTCCCTTTACATCCTTCATCCCCATGGATCAGTACTACAGCCT is a window encoding:
- the LOC132498524 gene encoding mitochondrial ribosome and complex I assembly factor AltMIEF1; protein product: MAPWSREAVLSLYRALLRQGRELRYTDRDFYLASIRREFRKNQKLEDPEARERQLEKGLVFLHSKLGGII